In Corticium candelabrum chromosome 1, ooCorCand1.1, whole genome shotgun sequence, the genomic stretch TTTTAGGTAACACTGATGTAAGTGGCGTCGCCTATGTCTTATCTGTTGATTGGTTATAGAGCAAAGCTAAACATCGTGCAAACACCAGTGGAGAAACCAACAGCTCAGATGAGAGCCTAGGAGGCAGTTCGGGAGCAAGAAGCAAGCAATCAAGAAAGAAAGGAAAGGTGAGCAATGCAAGAGTAATGAAGTGAGGGCATGCGTAAAAAAACTACTAAAAAACATTTTACTGCTCGAGATCCGAGTTGTTGTGGGGTTCCCAGAAATTAGTTGATTTCTCTTCCTGTCTTGATAGCATTCAGATCAGTCAGAGTCTCACTTAGACAGACGCTACCTGGTAAGTTATGTCAAGCTCCTGTAGGAATGGCAGAGGCTAGGGGGATTCCCGCCAAATTTTTTTGCGgttttcaaaatattttttattatgtTTACATAACAAGGAATCCAATGACCGGCTATCAGACCTGACTGCTAGGTAGGCATCACTGAGGTCTGTGCATAATTCTTGGTTGGCTTGATAATTAATTGGCTTACAATCTTTACATAACTGGGTTACTGATGTAATCTTTTAGCATGTACTTGTAAACTAATCAATTGAATGGATTACTATTGCTACTTGCAGTTCAGTTGGCGCGtgattgtgcatgtgcatcaGTACTTGTGTCCTGCACATCCCATTctatatgttgttgttgttaattgttgttgtttctgctGCTATCtcttgttagtttgtgttttgtggtTCATACTATTTTCTTTTCTAGTGTGATAGTGAGAGTGAAGGAGATGTCAAGGTGAGAACTGTTTGCTAAATTTCTTTGGTAAGGGTTAGGTCTCTTTGTAAAAATGCATGGGGTGTAGGCGTAAATCTTTTGTATTGGCCATGCATCTGTTATGGGAAACACTGAAAGTGTGAGTCAATGTGTTTGCTTCAGAATTCTATAGATAATACAGATGATTGGGCATCTCCATCTTAGTTTTTGAATGTTTAGCCACCCTGGTGTGGCCTCCTAGTGCTGAATTATGGATGTAGATGACTGATGTAGATATGTGGTGGGTGTCCTTGTCTTATCTTGAGGTAGAAAAGAGGATATAAGTGTAAGAAGAAACTGTGGCTTGACTTAGGTTTCTCTGTTCTGTCATGTTCTTTTTTAGTTGTAGATGCCAATGAGTTTGTTAATATCTGTAGGTGTTCTATGTATAGCAAGTGAAATACACTTCAATATGTAGTCAACAACTGATAAATGTATATTGAGTATAGACTTCACACACTGGACTTGCCTAATAATGACAACAACTGATTAATTGATACAAgatttgttgttgctatgtAAGATGGTTGGATATACATGTATGCTGTCATCCCATTATAGCATAATTAGTGATGGTACTTTTTGTGGCTTTTGCTACTCTACTGCTACCAGCAGGTGTGAGTGTAGTCTGGTGTAGCCAGACTCCTTCCCCCATGATGTGGCGGAAAGGGgcctggctacgcgagactataaTTGTAGGTAAGAGGCCATGAAGTAGGAGAACTCAGTATTCTTAGTAATCAGTGAATCATCTTCAGTACTTGTTGTTGTCTAGGGGTGTGAGAGTGAGCACAGTGATCAAGTGAACCACCATCGAATGCTTAGACCTGGACCTGGAAACTTGAATGATCTATTCAAGGTAGCAGCCAAAGAGAGATCAAACCTCAAGAAACAAAGTTCTAGTTTGGAGTCAGATCAAGGCAAAGCAAGGTAAGAAGTGTACTACAAATATGAAAGACAGTAACTACCAGTGGTCATGCCATGCACATGTTTCTGCTGTGTACAGTAAATCGAGTGTTTCGTCTGCTGCTGGTGCCCCTTCAAGAGCTCCCTACCAACCAGGAGATTCTAATTCATCAAATTTTGAAGGATCAAAGAAGGCTGGGGTAGCATCAGTAAGCCACCCACATTTTCAAGGTTAGTAGTTTGCTTCCTATGAGTTGGTTGTGCTTGTTTACAATTGTGATATTATTCAGTTCCTGACCATGTGCCTCCTGAAATGGCTGCTGCATATATTATGCCTCACCGAAGTCCTTTTCCTATTGGAATCCCTGTCACTTCGTCAAGTTATGGCTTATTTACTGAACAGCAACAGGCGCAACACCAGAATCAACAAACATTGGTACAAGCTCATATAcagcaccagcaccagcaTCGTCATgagcatcaacatcatcacCAACATCAGCATCAATTCTCTTTGCATGGATCACATCATCTGCCAGCTCCTGAGCATTTATATGGAGGCTCTGTAATACCACCTACTGGACCCTCTGCAATGGTATAGTGAATAGTTATGAGTATGATTTAGTGCTGACGAGACCTGACGTTTTTCTTGTAATTCAACAGCATTTGGGACTGCCCTATGGCATACACAGCGGTCTGTCTTTGAGTAGCTCTGTTCCATTTGGTGTTGGACCAAGCGCATTCCAGCCCAAGGTTTGTTATTCTGACAAAGTGTATAAGACTTGTTGTTTCATTGTTTTAAATGTTATATAGAAACATGGTCATTGGTGTGCTGTTCATGGTTATATTGCATGGTACAtatatcaacacaaacaacaacagaagtaCATTAAAGCACATGTAGAAACACAGAAAGAATATCAGGCTAAAGTTGAGGCTGCTGCTAGTCAAACATCTAACTTGGGTGTCTATAATTCTGCTATAGCTTTTCATCCTAAAGTTCCTGTTCCTGGACTAGGGGTGATGCCTGAAGCAGTTAGACCTATCATTCCTCACGTGTTGGCTGAAGATAGACATACTGAATCACATGATGGTGTTCGTGGATTTCCACTTCAGCCCAGACCTCACCCAGTTGGCCTTACTAGACCATTAGAAAGTGAAGGCTCTAGAGCTGCAATGGTTTATGGAAGTTATCCTACACTGAATATGGGCAAAGATGGCAGATCTTTCCACCCATTGTATTCAATGATGCCATGGAATATGCTGAAGAAAGAGAAGGCTGATGAACTTCATGAAAATAAGGAACTTGCTAAGGAAGGAAAGAAAAAATTGCAAGATAAACGAAACTCTGATTTGGATCACTCTTGGAGTGGAGTAGATACTTCTGTATCTGCACATCACGGATTTGACCATGTAAAGAGTTCATCGAGTGCATTCAGCAGTGTTGGTAGTGGACCTAGTATTGGGTCTGGATTGGGTATTGGGGCCTTTGTCAATCACAGCAGTGCTGCATCAGTTGGTCCACAACATAATTCTAGTAAAGCAACTGTATTCTCAGGAGGTGTAACATCAACCATGCTCAACAGTATGAAGTCCGATTCTAAATCTGAGTTAGAGGATAGACCTGCTAGCAAATTGAGAGAGAGTCCCAAGCGTTCATCGACAACTCGAGGAATCGCAGCTTCTCCATCATCACCAAAAAGACCTACAACTCAGCACTCACCTTCCATAAGTGCACCCGTGATACCCAGACAAATGGTCTTTGGGAATTCTCCTCATATGCAATCTTTTGGTCTAACCCCAGGACATGTGTTTGGAGGCGCCAGTCCTTTTATGGGATTCCCAGGAATGGGACCAGGAGGAATGATGATGCCAACGTTTGGCAACCCCATTGGAATGTTGAATATGCAtccagcagcagctgcagcatgTTTTGGACAACATCCATTGATGAGTTTTGAAGACAGATCTCGAATACCAGTGACAAAGTCATAATCAAATGTGCACTGGTTTTATAACACTGAGCATTGGGTTTTAGAATACAAGAGTGGTAGTTTGCTGCTAGCATATATGCCAGTAgcttgtgtatgtatgtatgggcACATGTTTGTCATATGTACTAGATATTATGTGTATGCAACCTGTGCGTTGCCCTGTTATTAACTGTCTAGTGGACACACCATGACTTGACACTGTTGTGTACATCATTAGTTATAATTGCTGTTATTGGTAGTTGTATCATATGTAGGTAATATAATACAGTGGTACTGAGAGTGTTCTCTGCAGATCTCTAATTCACCTTCACCTTGAGAATGTAATCATAAGAGCATTCTTTAAATTTTTGTGTAACTATTCAATTTTCTTTTACAAAAGTACATAcctaaaacacaaaaatttaaaagcATGTATTATTGAAAAGATTTACATCATCATGGACAAATATTaggacgtcgacgtcgacgttgGGTGGAGAGGTCTTTAATTCTGTAGTAAATAGATCATTTGCTACGGTCAcactaattattatttaaGACTGGTATGCGTTGAAACAAGAGAAAGGGAGTTATCGTCGCGTTCTAGGCTTTCAACTACGCACGTGCCGTGTTAGACAAGCACGTGCATTTGTCCGGGACTTAGCTAATGGGTCTCCTAAACAGTTTCTGAACAGACGCCGCCAATCTAAATTACAGATCTTTGGCAATGTTTATTAAATCTTTTGTAAGTGTTTTGTCAGGATAAAACAATCGAGCACACTTGTGTATGTTGAAATTTAGATCGCATCTAGCCTCGCGGTGCCAGGCCAGGACGTGATTAAAATATCAATGTAATGACGTCATTGCATAGCTATTCTTCATTGCAGTAGGATGCCGCTCttcaagaagaagaaagacaaaaaagacCCGAAGAAAGAACGTGAAGGTTCTGTGCATGCCGATGACAGGCCATCCGGTGCTCTAGGAACAGCAGACAGCGCGAGCCACGACGATATCCGACTTGCAGACGCCCGCTTGCGCACAGGAACCGAAGTGGCTAGTCCTAGACCGTCATTTCTTCCATCGCAAAATGTTGTTCGCTCGAATACTTCGGTTGGGCCGCGGCCCACGAAGCCAACTGAGCCAAGATTAAGGCCTGGCTTTCCTCTAGTGAGTACAGTAGAGAGTAATGAAGTGTCAGACGTGAGTGCTGGACGCCCGCTAAGTCTGAATTTGAGCAATCCACCGAAGAAAGGTCCTATAATTCGAGAAAAGCAGAATGGAATCGAAAACAGCGAAGCTAGATTTTCCGTCGTTGAGGACGAAGGTCAGAATGGATCTGAGGAGGACAAACTGAGGGAGGCTCTTAGGGAGGTGACTGGATGCGAGAAAGCTTTCCGGTGGCAAGAAACGTCATTGTTGCTTCCACCTGTTGTGCCCGCACCGGCCGCTAAGCCACGGACGCTCAACTTGCAGAGAAGAGAGCAAGGAGATTTTGGATTTACTCTAAGACAGCCAGCTGGAGATTCTAGAGCAGCAGCTAAAGGTATacgttttattgttgttatatGTTGAGATGAGATGATATCGTTTTGtggtatttgtattattttaatACTAAAACGTTTGTCAAATATTGCTGGAAGAAGAATATTAAAGATTTGACTATGAACATTATCTAAAACTCATATTGTATCTAAAGTCATGTCTGTATTGCCTGGTTCATTTCATCATGTATTGTgatctgttggttgtcactctTCACGATTTCATATTCTCTTAGTGTTTGATTAACATTTCTCATTTGTTTTGTGAGTCAAAATGATTGTAGTGACTTTTCTTTGTGAAGCAAATCGTCACTTTTGCAAGTGTGGAAACTGTATGCTTTCATTGTACTTTCTTGCTTCCTTCCTACACAGAAAATGTACTTtatatgcttaattaattgacttgtAGGTAACATAACGACATAAATGATGGAGGAGGCATGGTTTTATCTAGTGACACCACAATACAATTGATGGAAATAACGGTATCAGTAAAATTGTATAAGGCAAGCAAGATATTATGACTCATTTCAGACTGGCTTTGAAGCTAATCAATAGTAAATAGAGAGAATCATGTCACGTAGTAGAAGATGGGTCAATAATATACAATCCAAGCGTCATTAATTTTTCTTCAGCTTCCTGGGggctctctctttctctctgttaGTTGTGCGAGTTCTTGTGTCTTTCTCTGATGGCGACattatttttcatattttgtgTGCTCTTGCACTTTACCCCCTGCATTTTATGTACGGCAAGATGTTGACAAATTTCTGCTATTGATTACTGGGTTCCGAATGGACAGCTTTCACTCATCACACAGGTTTCACTCATCACACAGGTTTCTTATGCACATTGCCTTTGGTTTTCTGCTATTTGCAGTCTTTcatgtgcatatgcatgagtgtactgtacattttCAAAGTGTACACGAGCCTTTAGCTTTCACCCCAGCATATTGTACAATTACAAGACTAGAGGCAATAATGTCCCCTAAGTTGCTGTTGTCTTCTAGGTTGCTGTTGATTATGAGAGTGAGAGTGCCTTTGCAGTGCCAAGCGAGATTGTGTTTTCTTGGATTTGAATTGGTATTTTGCTCAAAATGGCTTAGTCCTCGATTTGTGGAAGTTTTCTCACCTTAACTTAATGGCTGGTGCTAAGTGATAACTTGTATTTTAAATCAAGATGTCATATACTCTaggagttgtgtgtgtgtgtgtgtgtgtgtgtgtgtgtgtgtgtgtgtgtgtgcacgtgcgtgcgtgtggtgcgatagctcagttggttagagagtcatcttatggattgattacatctgggaccttgcagggttgcttGTTCaacacagtgatggcgagctatggcataatttccttgggcaagaaacttacacacagtaacctctctcgactcaggagtataaatgagtacctggtcattgactaggGTGGCAAGGGCCTCCAACtgtgacaaagtccatcagccactgggggcCGGGTGgtacttcgggtgcccacagcACAGTTGACGTcgcagtcagtgctcctgcgagcacctggccaggctccaggagattgcttagcatggcccatagctcctgcttagtgcacaggaacccagccatctggctggggggcattaccgtttaacggcagctccttattcatttgccatttgcgtgtgtgtgcgcgcgcgtgtgtgtgtgtgtgtgtgtgtgtgtgcatgcgtgcgtgcatgtgtacgtgtgtgtgtgcgtgcatgtgtacgtgtgtgtgtgcgtgcacatgcgtgtgtgtgtgtgtgtgtgtgtgtgtgtgtgtgtgtgtgtgtgtgtgtgtgtgtgtgtgtgtgtgttactccTCTCTCTAACTACTTGCACAGTAAATTTCTACATGTAAGAAGAAGTGATACTGTCATGGATTTTACGTCGTGGATTTGCAAGATAAAGCTTCGTTCTTGAGTTATGGGTGATCTCTCATTGTTCATGCGTTACTGCTGTATGTACTTGCCGCCATAGATTTTAATAACAAAAATGGGCTTCTTTAGGTAAGAAATTGTTGGATTTAGAAGTGATGTTTTCATTGATTTACAAGCTACAGCTTTGTTCTTGAGTAGAAGTATACAGTGTTTTagctgcttgtgtgtttgtcataCTGAACATTGAATTCCCAGTTGATTGCACATCGAGGCATTGGCACTCTTGATGCTTTcctttattgtgtgtttgtgattagGTCATCATGGAGTTCACATGCTTGAGCCTAAGGATGGTGCTCACACTGGGGTTGTTCATGGTGATCATCTTTTGGCTGTTAATGATTACAAGGTTGATGGTGTCGGGCATAACAGAGTAGTTGAGTTGATACGAAGCTCTGGAGAGACACTAAAGTTGGTAGTTGCATCGGCACCGGAGCTGGCTGAAGTGAGCAAGCATGGTGGCTTGGATGTCACTTCCTCATTTAAACAGGAAGCCGGAAAGACAGTGTTGGAAGTCAGGGCTGGAACACTACGACGAACGCCAGCTGATAGAGTGAAGGTTTGTACACTGTTGTGGTAGTGttaagcctagttcacaatacaatgctgacgttgacgttgatgTGACGATGATGCtggacgttgacgctgacgctaaCGATAAcgttgtaccattcacaatatttttCCGTGAGCGTCATGAGATGTTGGTCAGCACCTGTCTGGATACTCGAGCGTTGAGCGcatgctaacgcacgttattgTGACACCACGTGTGTATCATGGACGAAGAACTTGTAATTCTTCTACTTCTCATTCGCCGCCGTAGACAAGGATAACTCCGCAC encodes the following:
- the LOC134180521 gene encoding uncharacterized protein LOC134180521, with translation MMTDGGAPGLETKSTEKRGKASHRRRTEKNKGNSVDEEIVDGFAMASFACLHGDEIQAAGATADSVIMSKRRDEQAVVSQKRKASPNRDKSKAKHRANTSGETNSSDESLGGSSGARSKQSRKKGKCDSESEGDVKGCESEHSDQVNHHRMLRPGPGNLNDLFKVAAKERSNLKKQSSSLESDQGKASKSSVSSAAGAPSRAPYQPGDSNSSNFEGSKKAGVASVSHPHFQVPDHVPPEMAAAYIMPHRSPFPIGIPVTSSSYGLFTEQQQAQHQNQQTLVQAHIQHQHQHRHEHQHHHQHQHQFSLHGSHHLPAPEHLYGGSVIPPTGPSAMHLGLPYGIHSGLSLSSSVPFGVGPSAFQPKKHGHWCAVHGYIAWYIYQHKQQQKYIKAHVETQKEYQAKVEAAASQTSNLGVYNSAIAFHPKVPVPGLGVMPEAVRPIIPHVLAEDRHTESHDGVRGFPLQPRPHPVGLTRPLESEGSRAAMVYGSYPTLNMGKDGRSFHPLYSMMPWNMLKKEKADELHENKELAKEGKKKLQDKRNSDLDHSWSGVDTSVSAHHGFDHVKSSSSAFSSVGSGPSIGSGLGIGAFVNHSSAASVGPQHNSSKATVFSGGVTSTMLNSMKSDSKSELEDRPASKLRESPKRSSTTRGIAASPSSPKRPTTQHSPSISAPVIPRQMVFGNSPHMQSFGLTPGHVFGGASPFMGFPGMGPGGMMMPTFGNPIGMLNMHPAAAAACFGQHPLMSFEDRSRIPVTKS